In the Scomber japonicus isolate fScoJap1 chromosome 18, fScoJap1.pri, whole genome shotgun sequence genome, one interval contains:
- the hsd17b14 gene encoding 17-beta-hydroxysteroid dehydrogenase 14 yields MSLRYLNKVAIVTGGSKGIGRGIVKVFVENGAKVVFCARGGAVGEALEAELNKAGPGSCKFVTCDISKEDDIKRLIAVTVEHYGHIDCLVNNAGWHPPHKSTDNTTAEEFRDLLNLNLVSYFLASKFALPYLRQRHGNIINVSSLVGSIGQKDAAPYVATKGAIIAMTKAMAVDESRYNVRVNCISPGNVMTPLWEELAGQTPDAAAAIKMGENAQLMGRMGTEAECGLTALYLAADATFCTGIDLLLSGGAELNYGFKSQIPS; encoded by the exons ATGTCCCTGCGTTACCTCAACAAAGTCGCGATTGTCACAGGAGGATCCAAAGGCATTGGCAGAGGGATTGTCAAAGTGTTTG TGGAGAATGGTGCCAAAGTGGTGTTTTGTGCAAGAGGAG GTGCAGTAGGTGAAGCTCTGGAGGCCGAGCTTAACAAAGCAGGGCCAGGATCCTGCAAATTTGTCACATGTGACATCTCTAAAGAGGATGATATCAAG AGACTCATCGCTGTCACGGTGGAGCATTACGGACACATTGACTGCCTGGTCAACAATGCAGGGTGGC ACCCGCCTCATAAATCCACTGATAACACCACAGCAGAGGAGTTCAGAGATCTGCTGAATCTGAACCTCGTCAGCTACTTCTTGGCTTCTAAA TTTGCGTTGCCGTACTTGCGACAGCGTCATGGAAACATCATCAATGTTTCCAGTCTGGTCGGATCCATCGGTCAGAAAGATGCTGCTCCTTATGTCGCTACCAAG GGGGCGATCATTGCCATGACAAAGGCGATGGCTGTGGATGAGAGTCGCTACAATGTGAGAGTCAACTG CATCTCTCCGGGCAATGTGATGACACCGCTGTGGGAAGAGTTAGCAGGACAGACACCAGACGCTGCAGCCGCCATTAAAATGGGAGAAAACGCTCAG CTGATGGGTCGCATGGGCACCGAGGCCGAGTGCGGACTGACCGCCTTGTATCTGGCCGCCGACGCCACTTTCTGCACCGGCATCGACCTGCTGCTCAGCGGAGGAGCCGAGCTGAACTACGGCTTCAAGAGTCAGATCCCATCCTGA
- the LOC128378918 gene encoding potassium voltage-gated channel subfamily A member 7-like — protein sequence MDNKDKGGGKGGTEGGGQTEEKQKAEEAGDEDKWTKDKHNKLEKEGNEKEPSGEAKRENRRCPLRSGWALTERLAINVSGMRYETQLRTLAQFPDSLLGNARKRLQYFDPLRNELFLDRSRFCFDAILYFYQSGGRLRRPANVPLDIFVEELRFYELGEEVIDRFKEDEGFPKVEERPLPSNDLQRRLWMLFEYPESSSAARIIAIISVAVIIISILIFCLETLPEFRNEKEQREQFTTIPHPTIANETILVPPGFTPFQDPFFIVESVCICWFSFELIMRFICAPSKIHFFKDVMNTIDFFAIIPYFVTLGTELAKDKGTQPSVSLALIRVIRLVRVFRIFKLSRHSKGLQILGQTLKASLRELALLIFFLFIGVILFSSAVYFAEVDSPDTSFTSIPEAFWWAVVSMTTVGYGDMYPETVGGKLVGSMCAIAGVLTISLPVPVIVSNFSYFYHRETECEDTTQFHHVATSLWEKDDDDDEEEEEDGMDEGLEYMGDLSPLYGQDSRGICPPLNGTLLAGLCAGQADGYQRGMNFYLNEPLVTQV from the exons ATGGATAACAAAGATAAAGGAGGAGGCAAAGGaggcacagaaggaggagggcagacagaagagaaacagaaagccGAGGAGGCTGGCGATGAAGACAAGTGGACCAAAGACAAGCACAACAAGCTGGAGAAGGAGGGCAACGAGAAGGAGCCGAGTGGAGAGGCCAAGAGGGAGAACCGTCGCTGTCCGTTGAGGAGTGGCTGGGCTCTGACTGAACGCCTGGCCATCAACGTGTCAGGGATGCGTTATGAGACCCAGTTGCGGACCCTCGCTCAGTTCCCAGACTCCCTGCTGGGCAACGCTCGGAAAAGACTTCAATACTTTGACCCATTGCGGAATGAACTCTTCCTGGACAGGAGCCGGTTCTGCTTCGACGCCATCCTGTACTTCTATCAGTCAGGCGGGAGGCTGCGGAGGCCTGCCAACGTTCCTCTGGACATATTTGTGGAGGAGCTCCGCTTCTACGAGCTCGGAGAGGAAGTCATCGACCGCTTCAAGGAGGACGAAGGCTTCCCAAAAGTGGAGGAGAGGCCTTTACCCAGCAATGATCTGCAGCGTCGCCTCTGGATGCTGTTTGAGTATCCGGAGTCCTCCAGTGCAGCTCGGATCATCGCCATCATCAGCGTTGCGGTCATCATTATTTCCATTCTCATCTTTTGCCTGGAGACTCTGCCTGAGTTCAGGAATgagaaggaacagagggag CAATTCACCACCATACCTCACCCCACCATAGCGAATGAAACCATCTTGGTCCCACCTGGCTTCACTCCCTTCCAGGACCCCTTCTTCATCGTGGAGAGTGTCTGCATCTGCTGGTTCTCCTTTGAACTCATCATGCGCTTTATCTGTGCTCCGAGCAAGATTCACTTTTTCAAAGACGTCATGAACACCATTGACTTCTTCGCCATCATTCCCTACTTTGTCACACTGGGTACGGAGCTGGCCAAAGACAAAGGCACCCAGCCCTCTGTGTCTCTTGCCCTCATCAGGGTCATCAGGCTGGTCAGGGTCTTCAGGATCTTCAAGCTCTCTCGTCACTCTAAGGGACTCCAGATCCTGGGCCAGACGCTGAAGGCCAGCCTGCGAGAGCTCGCCTtgctcatcttcttcctcttcatcggGGTCATACTCTTCTCTAGCGCTGTCTACTTTGCGGAAGTGGACAGTCCTGACACGTCTTTCACAAGCATCCCGGAGGCTTTCTGGTGGGCCGTGGTGTCCATGACAACGGTCGGTTACGGGGACATGTATCCGGAGACGGTTGGCGGGAAGCTGGTGGGCTCCATGTGCGCCATCGCCGGCGTGCTCACCATCTCGTTGCCGGTGCCCGTCATTGTGTCCAATTTCAGTTATTTCTACCACAGAGAAACGGAGTGTGAGGACACCACACAGTTCCACCACGTCGCCACGTCACTCTGGGAAAAGGACGATGATgacgacgaagaagaagaagaggatgggATGGACGAGGGGCTTGAATACATGGGAGATCTTTCACCACTGTACGGGCAGGACAGCAGGGGTATCTGCCCTCCTCTTAATGGGACTCTTCTAGCAGGACTGTGTGCAGGGCAGGCGGACGGTTATCAGAGGGGGATGAACTTCTACCTCAATGAACCTCTAGTCACTCAGGTTTGA